A genomic segment from uncultured Vibrio sp. encodes:
- a CDS encoding L-lactate permease yields MSETLLALVAFSPIVVAAILLVGLNWPAKKAMPVAFGLTVAIALMFWDMSATRVLASVFQGLGITVSVLWIVFGAIFLLNTLKHTGAITTIRNGFTDISADRRVQTIIIAWCFGSFIEGASGFGTPAAIAAPLLVAIGFPAMAAVLMGMMIQSTPVSFGAVGTPIIVGVNKGLDSHNITETLVTQGSSWEAYLQDITAHVAVIHAVVGTMIPVLMAVMLTRFFGKNRSWTEGLDILPFALFAGIAFTVPYALTGVFLGAEFPSLIGGLVGLAIVVTAAKKGFLVPKTKWDFESEDKWPAEWLGSLKINIQEKSAKPMSLVMAWVPYVLLAVILVASRVSAEFKGFLQSISLSFSNILGEAGVSAAIQPLYLPGGILVFVALLAALLQNGSAKPLREAFGESSKTLIGAGFVLVFTIPMVRIFINSGVNGAELASMPVTTANFASDLVGSAFPALSATVGALGAFIAGSNTVSNMMFSQFQFEVAQTLSISSVIVVSLQAVGAAAGNMIAIHNVVAASATVGLLGREGATLRKTVIPTFYYLVMTGIIGLVLIYGFNMTDALMK; encoded by the coding sequence ATGAGTGAAACCCTACTTGCCCTCGTGGCATTTTCGCCAATTGTTGTGGCCGCCATTTTATTGGTTGGTCTCAACTGGCCCGCAAAAAAAGCTATGCCTGTTGCGTTCGGTCTTACCGTCGCTATCGCCCTAATGTTTTGGGATATGTCAGCTACTCGCGTACTGGCATCCGTATTCCAAGGCCTAGGCATTACCGTATCTGTTCTCTGGATCGTGTTTGGCGCTATCTTCTTGCTCAACACTTTAAAACACACAGGAGCGATCACAACTATCCGCAACGGCTTTACGGATATCTCTGCTGACCGCCGTGTTCAAACTATCATCATTGCATGGTGTTTTGGCTCGTTCATCGAAGGGGCATCTGGTTTCGGTACGCCGGCGGCGATTGCAGCACCTCTATTAGTTGCGATTGGCTTCCCTGCGATGGCAGCCGTGCTAATGGGCATGATGATTCAGTCTACACCAGTATCATTTGGCGCTGTAGGCACACCGATCATCGTCGGTGTCAATAAAGGGCTGGATTCACATAATATTACCGAGACATTGGTAACCCAAGGCTCTTCATGGGAAGCATACCTACAGGACATCACTGCTCACGTAGCCGTTATCCATGCTGTGGTTGGTACTATGATTCCAGTGTTAATGGCTGTGATGTTAACACGATTCTTCGGTAAAAACAGAAGCTGGACAGAAGGTCTCGATATCCTGCCATTCGCTCTGTTTGCTGGTATCGCATTTACCGTTCCTTACGCATTAACTGGCGTATTCCTGGGTGCTGAATTCCCATCTCTGATTGGTGGCCTTGTTGGTCTTGCAATTGTGGTGACCGCAGCGAAAAAAGGCTTCCTGGTACCAAAAACTAAATGGGACTTTGAAAGCGAAGACAAATGGCCAGCCGAGTGGTTAGGCTCACTGAAAATCAACATTCAAGAAAAGTCTGCTAAGCCAATGAGCCTCGTAATGGCGTGGGTTCCTTACGTATTACTGGCTGTGATTCTTGTTGCTAGCCGTGTAAGCGCTGAGTTCAAGGGCTTCCTGCAAAGCATCAGCTTATCTTTCAGCAATATTCTTGGTGAAGCGGGTGTGAGTGCTGCAATCCAACCGCTATACCTACCTGGTGGCATCCTGGTGTTTGTTGCACTACTTGCGGCACTACTGCAAAACGGCAGTGCGAAACCACTTCGTGAAGCGTTCGGCGAATCAAGCAAAACACTGATTGGTGCAGGTTTCGTACTGGTATTCACTATTCCAATGGTACGTATCTTCATTAACTCTGGCGTTAATGGTGCCGAACTTGCGAGTATGCCGGTAACAACCGCTAACTTTGCCTCAGACCTTGTAGGCTCTGCATTCCCGGCATTGAGCGCTACCGTCGGTGCACTTGGCGCGTTCATCGCAGGCTCGAACACGGTATCGAACATGATGTTCAGCCAATTCCAGTTTGAAGTCGCTCAAACGCTGTCTATCTCAAGTGTGATTGTCGTTTCACTTCAAGCGGTAGGTGCAGCAGCGGGTAACATGATTGCGATTCACAACGTAGTCGCAGCATCAGCAACAGTAGGTCTGCTGGGACGTGAAGGTGCGACGCTGCGTAAAACCGTTATCCCAACGTTCTACTACCTTGTTATGACGGGCATTATCGGTTTGGTACTGATATACGGATTCAACATGACAGATGCCTTGATGAAGTAA
- the lldD gene encoding FMN-dependent L-lactate dehydrogenase LldD, giving the protein MIISASTDYRAAAKAKLPPFLFHYIDGGSYDERTLKRNTDDLGDVALRQRVLRDMADLSLETEIFGEKLAMPIALAPVGLTGMYARRGEVQAAKAAEKKGIPFTMSTVSVCPIEEVAPAIERPMWFQLYVLKDRGFMKNVLERAKAAGVTTLVFTVDMPVPGARYRDMHSGMSGPNAAMRRVFQAMRHPSWALDVGMLGKPHDLGNISTYRGEPTKLEDYIGWLGANFDPSISWKDLEWIRDFWDGPMVIKGILDEEDAKDAVRFGADGIVVSNHGGRQLDGVLSTAKALPSIADAVKGDLKIFADSGVRTGLDVVRMLALGADCTLLGRSFVYALAAQGGTGVENLLDLYDKEMRVAMTLTGAKTIADLSQDSLVKIPN; this is encoded by the coding sequence ATGATTATATCTGCTTCTACCGATTACCGCGCAGCCGCTAAAGCCAAGCTACCTCCATTTTTATTCCACTATATTGATGGCGGCTCTTACGATGAACGTACTCTGAAGCGCAATACTGACGATTTAGGTGATGTCGCTCTTCGTCAACGCGTCCTGCGTGACATGGCTGATTTAAGCCTGGAAACCGAGATCTTTGGTGAGAAACTCGCCATGCCTATCGCACTTGCTCCTGTTGGTTTGACGGGCATGTACGCTCGCCGTGGCGAAGTTCAGGCAGCAAAGGCCGCTGAGAAAAAAGGCATTCCATTCACCATGTCTACGGTTTCAGTTTGTCCAATTGAAGAAGTTGCTCCGGCCATTGAACGTCCAATGTGGTTCCAGCTATACGTGCTAAAAGACCGCGGCTTTATGAAAAACGTTCTGGAGCGCGCAAAAGCGGCAGGCGTGACGACGCTTGTCTTTACTGTTGATATGCCAGTACCTGGCGCACGCTACCGCGACATGCACTCAGGTATGAGTGGTCCTAATGCAGCAATGCGCCGTGTATTTCAGGCGATGCGTCACCCGAGCTGGGCACTGGATGTAGGCATGCTGGGTAAACCTCATGATTTAGGTAATATCTCAACTTACCGTGGTGAACCAACGAAGTTAGAAGATTACATTGGTTGGCTAGGCGCTAACTTTGACCCTTCAATTTCTTGGAAAGATCTAGAGTGGATTCGTGACTTTTGGGATGGCCCAATGGTGATCAAAGGCATTCTGGATGAAGAAGACGCAAAAGACGCGGTGCGCTTTGGCGCGGATGGTATTGTGGTATCCAACCACGGCGGTCGTCAGCTAGATGGTGTGCTTTCTACCGCTAAAGCTCTGCCAAGCATCGCTGACGCGGTAAAAGGTGATCTTAAGATATTTGCTGACTCTGGTGTTCGTACTGGATTGGATGTAGTTCGCATGCTTGCTCTTGGCGCGGACTGTACGCTTCTGGGTCGCTCTTTTGTCTACGCACTGGCTGCACAAGGTGGTACTGGTGTAGAGAACCTGCTTGACCTTTACGACAAAGAAATGCGTGTAGCGA